The region tagaaattgtacctgctgcagtttttatatatataggaaagttttaataatgttaattttggtgtttttaactctgaaattgatCTTGTGTTTTATCCATTGGCTTTGGAGTTAGGAATATTATTtgcctgtgtctgttttgatttcctaaatttgtgtaaaggatataaatacactgctgtttaaacaaaacagcGGTGTATTCATTTGGCACTTGTGCATATCAGCCCAACAAGGCCATACTGGATATTTTGGAGACGAACACATTTATCCTtgcgcacacacattcacaccttaggacagtgtttctcaattccagtcctcacgCCCTCCctgcctgcatgttttaggtgtttcccttctgccacacgcCTGGATTGAAtaatgggtgattaacaggcttctgcagtacttgatggtcacgcaatcatttgaatcagctgttctggtatagaggcacatctaaaacatgcagagcaggggggcctgaggactggaattgagaagcgcTGCCTTAGGacaatttaaagagaccaattaattttttagaaattctaccagctgcagtttttatagataggaaagttttaataatggttattttggtgtttttaactctgaaattgaCCTTGTGTTTTCTCCATTGACTTTGGAGTTAGGATTATTATTtgcctgtgtctgttttgatttcctaaatttgtgtaaaacattgaattttcaTAATGCCCAGTGTTGGCAAAACCTGGGTTTGGATTGTTATCCAGGTTAGTACCacctgggtgtgggtcggcGTAAAGGCCGAGCTGGGCTTAGACTGGCCTTCAGGCCAACGCCAACACGAAGCCCCTCCATGCAACCAGTGGAGGTTGGTCGCATGGACCTCGatgtttgattggaggtccatctttcctcggatgtccctgttggattggaggtccatgtttcctcggacctccctgattgattggaggtccatctttcctcggacctccctgttggattggaggtccatctttcctcagacctccctgttgtattggaggtccatctttcctcggacctccctggttgattggaggtccgtctttcctcggacctccccgtttgattggaggtccatttttcctcggacctccccgtttgattggaggtccatctttcctcggacctccccgtttgattggaggtccatctttcctcggacctccccggttgattggaggtctgcttctcctcggacctccctggttgattggaggtccatctttcctcggacctccctgatggattggaggtctgcttctcctcggacctccccagttgattggaggtctgcttctcctcggacctccctggttgattggaggtccgtctttcctctgacctccctggttgattggaggtccatctttcctcggacctccccgtttgattggaggtccatctttcctcggacctccccgtttgattggaggtccatcttacctcggacctccccgtttgattggaggtccatctttcctcggacctccccggttgattggaggtctgcttctcctcggacctccctggttgattggaggtccatctttcctccgacctccctgatggattggaggtccgtctttcctcggacctccccagTTGATaggaggtctgcttctcctcgaacctccccggttgattggaggtctgcttctcctcggacctccctggttgattggaggtccgtctttcctcggacctccctggttgattggaggtccgtctttcctcggacctccctgatggattggaggtccgtctttcctcggacctccctgatggattggaggtccatctttcctcggacctccctgatggattggaggtctgtctttccttggTCTCTTCTGTTTGCAGGGAGTCTTCTTTTTGCAGGGGGACCTCTGGTTGGGTGGAGACTCTCGGATGGTTGTTTTCCAGAGCAAGTTTCAACTTTATCttcaggtctgcaacctgaccctgCAATGATTTCACTTTTTCCTCCTGTTCTTTGATTTTGGAAGCTTGCTCAGTGTGAGTTTTGATCTGTTCCTCAAATTTAAGTCTCTCTTTGTATCCTTCAATCATTACTTCAATCAGACCTTTATTGCGGGATTCATATTTTTCTGCCTCCCTCTTGAAGTGATCCAGCTGTTGAAGAATGCTCTTTGATTCACCTTCACGTTTGACTTGCAGATGACGTTctctttccaacattttttgcagcttatgaatctcctcctgctgtgatttcaCTTCAGCCTGACATGCAATCCTTTTGTCTCTTTCCTCACGGAGTTCAaaaatcttactctgcagttcttCTTTAAGATCGTCTACCTGCTTTGTGAGATTGATGACGTGTTGGCTAGACTCTTCCTCGTCTTCCACTAAGGGGGTGATCTCGAAGCCAGCAGAAGGAGTTGTTTTCTGCTCGACTTCCAATGATCTTGGGCTCTCAAAGTCGCCGGAAGGACTTGGTTCACCCTGGATCTCCGATGATTCATCTTCCGGCTCGCTGTCATCGTCAAAAACAAGGATTTCGTCGTAGTCGACTTGGATGTTTTGCTCCATCATTTCAATCcatgaaagctcagctggaaaagcttcatgttcacaagtattctgttgttgcttcataTCTATATTCTGGTAAattatttcttctctgaaaGGATTAATTTCGAACGTGCTCTAAAGAGTGATCTGTCGCGATAGAACTGTGGAACAGGTCTGAGAAAACACTGTCTGTGAGCTACAGTCAAGAGAGAGATTCCTTTGTGATATCATAGTTATGACATCACTGCGGATGTCATTGTTACCAATGGAACTGAATATTCTAATAATGCTTTAATATCAAACTCCTATAGAGGGTCAGGTGAGTCcagtttacattcaaagtctatgtggagtgtTGGATGCCATGGACTCGTTTGATGTCAAATGCTCCCAACGGCCGCTAGGCGCTCCaaacgcgcctccacatagatgTTGAATGTAAATCAGATGCGCCTGACTCTCaaaacgtgtttggtgtgaacgcaccattatatgTCCTGTGTCATATTGGTTCtatcatattaggaccaaagcctggtcctaatatgatggagtcattgctttgagtcaggggtaacatttagaggtaaaatgtgaattaagttttagatagggttagggaaaatgtctgtgttaagcaaaatcacagcaactaaaatgaagggaaatgaatgcaaagttctaatatgggtcgaaattgttttgacaaatctgtatagcattttgttttctaaatcattctataaATAATGATTATATAATGTTAGGTTGTATTTCTGCCAATTGCATGGCTGCAGTACATTAGtagtctaatgtgttgaatgtgctgagacacattcaacgcattagaaaccaatcagaaccaaagtttgtcttttggttctgattggttgtttctggacagcagcagagtcagaggaATTTTCACAGATcctctgtttcatattttactgtcagacacttttaacaaatattcatccatcatcatctAACACATTTATCCTtgcgcacacacattcacactttggacaatttagagagaccaattgtttttttagaaattgtacctgctgcagtttttatatatataggaaagttttaataatgtttattttggtgtttttaactctgaaattgatCTTGTGTTTTATCCATTGACTTTGGAGTTAGGAATATTATTtgcctgtgtctgttttgatttcctaaatttgtgtaaaggatataaatacactgctgtttaaacaaaacagcGGTGTATTCATTTGGCACTTGTGCATATCAGCCCAACAAGGCCATACTGGATATTTTGGAGACGAATACTTGTGCTGTTATGCCATTTTTGGTCGGAAGGTTGCTGGGAACACTTCGAAACACACCATTTTAAATCAAGATCTTTTGAACTATGCAAGAAAAGAATGATAGTgattcaaaataaagtcaacattCCTCCTATTGAACACCTGAGCTGAAGAGAGGACAGAATGAGAGATGACACAAGAGTCTAGACAGTCTATAAAGAATAGGCAAGGTCTCAATCTGAATGTGGTCGAGAAAGATTTTCACCAATCCACTACAGAGCAACAAATGACAAACAAGAGGAACCTTTATAAACGTccacttaaagtttaaagtagTTTACAACCTCTAGTTAACTAAACATTGCTCCACCAATGCATAGAAATTATGCAAGGTCCGGACTGAAGAGCTCCAACCAGGAATTGATCACAGTACCTTGTTGCTGCAGAACCATCCATTTGACATTAAATGTACTCAATTCAATGTTGTGCAACTGTGCTACAGTCATGAgaggttaatttattttaaacctacCAGAGCTTaaaatattgtcaatataagCCATTGTCAAATCTGCTCTTTCACTAATTGCAGAGGCCAAtgcgtatttgctaaatgtatgTAAAGCCCATTTTCATGTTCACTGATTTGAAATGCAGATTTCTCCATGTAATTGTAACTCCTTTGGGACTTTCGCTGTCATACAGCGGCTTTCTGGATCTGCCAGGCAATCCAATTAGTGCAGCTGATCACCAGTCCAGTTGCAGTCATGCAACTGGACTGTCTCAACAGTTGCAAATAACTCCTTGACAATCCTCAACTATGACTAATTTGAATGAACAAtcactgaaacaacaaaattgttGGTACACTTCTTTTAATGAAGGCAAACCCATAACAATCACTGAAGTTACTTGAAActgataaaattgtaaaaaaaaggggaaaaaaagattgactgaaaattaaacaatgaaaataagacAATGCTTCTGAACTGTGTTTCAAAAGCACagaattaatcaattattattgCTCAGaccaaataattcaaaatatcaacaaaaatatacCAACCTTTGTATAAATTCCAGTGTCAGGGACATGtcttttggatattttatgttcaagacataaaacatggagaaggcGTAGCTTAGGGCAGCGATGGGTGACTTGATGTGGTCATTCACAATCATTTGGTCAACAGCAACTTTAAAAAGCTGTTCACctaaagaaacaaatcattaaTACAAGAGTTTAAGATCCACCACAGGTGACCAGAACATGTCCATAATATGTTCTAAATACGCGCAGTAAttatatagaaaatgttttattatattaattttcatatgacttttttttcacgTACCtgtcaacatatttttctctgtccttacatttattcaaaatactGTATAATCCAtgggtgtccaaagtcggtcctcaagggccggcatcctgcatgttttagttctccctggtttaacgcacgtggatcaaatgatggctcattagaggcctaagaggaacattgacttgctgaaaggttgttactaccaccagggagagaataaaacatgcaggatgtcgggcctccaggaccgactttggggaccACTGGTATTCAGTTCCAACAATGTGTATGATATTGCATCAAAATGTATATTAGCAAACTTTAACATTATTTGAAGGTTATTCTAGAAAACATAGTACATATAGAATTTTGAATCAAAAGTTTAACAGACTGAggaaagcaaaataataataattgcacaCCCATTATAAAGATGCATGGGGTGCTTGGCAGGTCAAGATCAGGACTCTCTGGATGCAGCAGCtaaggagagaaaagaaaatatacacaaaatagaGAAATGTAAACACCAAAGCATGTAAATCTTCTAATAATGGACGGAACTAAACAGctaatgtttacaaaaaataattgttaatatttttggacaaaaagaaatgtttacagtGTAAATTTACCTCATTTTGACAAAATAGTTGGGCTGGTTTCTCCTTGAAGAATTTTGCGATTCCACTAATCACCTGGACAGCATCACTTCCTGGAATATCCACCCCTCTGGACCCAAGGAAGTCCTttattgtcttttctttctttgacaaTTCCTCTGCCAGTCTGGTTTGTACTGGGAAGCCAAGAAGGGTGGTTGTGTGATCAAACAGGTGGATTGCTTCAAAGAGAAAAGGCCAGTCTTCTAATAACTTGCTGATGGAGTTTCCTCTGTTGATTGCTGCTCGCTGGATGCTATAGGTTTCAGCCATCATTCTTCGAACATCAGACTCTGGAAAATGATTTGTTTGGAAGGCAGTTTTCAGTTGTTCCTGTGTGAATTTTAGGTTTGTCACATTCTCAGCAGTTGGCTGCCACTGCACACAACCATAGCGATTTGAAGGCAAAGACTTTTTCTGTGATGCCATTTCATCTTCGCATTGTCTCTTTGTTGAACCAAAGCTCAATGGTCTCATAACATTTTCAACTCTGTTTTCAAGCTGTATAAACAGAGAATCATATCCTGTTCCAACAACTTTTAATCCATTGACCTCTCTGTCTTGGAAAGAGCAGGGATATTGCTCTATGATCTGCTGTGCAATGTTCCTCAACTTAGCTCTTCCAGGCCTTTTTTGGTCCTTCCCAAGAACATCATCAATGATGATGCGAACAAGTTCCCTTCTGTCTTTAGGTTttggtcttttcttttcttcaacagCAATCATAAGTTGGGGTGGCATTTTGTGCCATGGCACAGGATATGCCTCACAGGAACCGGAAGTCACAGGTGATAGTTGCAGCTGGTGGCTATTCAGCTGCAAAGGTTCAGTAGTGGGGGCAGAATCAGCTTGCAATTCTAAATAGAATcaatagaacaaaaacaaacaaacaaaaaacatgttaattatatttatatgaacACAAGATTAAAcctaaattatatatatatatatatatatatatatatatatatatatatatatatatatatatatatatatatatatataacaaagcTGGAGTCTGGACGTAAAAACTATCCTgtcaaagtaagaaaaaaaaaaaatccacctgcGTCTCACACCCAGGTTATCAAATTGTGcttaacaattaaaataactaCAGCCTGACATTTAAGAATAAGCACAAGCAGTATGACGCCATGAACTGCTAACTTTCACGCGCCATTTATCAACAGTTTggatattgaaaagaaaaaaacgcaTAACACCAAAGGCTAAATCAAGAAAACTCACAGCAGACGACGACTGTCATATATATCAATAATTTGGGGGGCTATGTGAGACACATTCTTATTAAGATGGTCGAAAAAATCAAGCTAGCAAGTTCCTCAAgagataaatgcaaaaatggGCGCCGTACTTGgagtgtgggaaaaaaaagagaaaagcggTGACCGTTATAAATAACCTCGTCttacttttacatttcagaACCAAAAAcggtatttaaaaaatatgagtaaaaacatttttagtaaaacGAATGCAAAATTATACCGTATTTACAAGAAGATAGCGGTTCGCCAGTCTGAAATATTATCTATACCAGGGGTGGCGAACACGCGGCTCTCGAGCCGCATGCGGCTCTCGACCAATAAGAATGCGGCTCTTTGCCTGTTACCATATTTTCTATATACTGTGGCTCTTTCCTcgtttcatgtttcttttcttctttttttttatatcttaaacaCACTTAAATCCATCAGgggttattaaaaacaaataataatattttaaaattaataaattaatttgacagattgggtgtttttttatgagACGTAAGACGTAAGAGACGTAAGTGACCGCCAATCATATGCGCGGATTACGTCTCATGCCGGGAAATTaggtaaacattttatatgcaTGCAGACCGCAGACTTGCCTTCTttgtaaaaatggcaaaatgcaAAGCTAAACGAAAATATGACGATGAACACAGGACATTTCTGGAAGAATGGGAAG is a window of Xiphophorus hellerii strain 12219 chromosome 12, Xiphophorus_hellerii-4.1, whole genome shotgun sequence DNA encoding:
- the LOC116729134 gene encoding uncharacterized protein LOC116729134 isoform X2, with translation MPPQLMIAVEEKKRPKPKDRRELVRIIIDDVLGKDQKRPGRAKLRNIAQQIIEQYPCSFQDREVNGLKVVGTGYDSLFIQLENRVENVMRPLSFGSTKRQCEDEMASQKKSLPSNRYGCVQWQPTAENVTNLKFTQEQLKTAFQTNHFPESDVRRMMAETYSIQRAAINRGNSISKLLEDWPFLFEAIHLFDHTTTLLGFPVQTRLAEELSKKEKTIKDFLGSRGVDIPGSDAVQLLHPESPDLDLPSTPCIFIMGEQLFKVAVDQMIVNDHIKSPIAALSYAFSMFYVLNIKYPKDMSLTLEFIQRVFLGLNPKRGSKAEMKGKKHHHIPPRLLKFVNELYDFDSPWKI
- the LOC116729134 gene encoding uncharacterized protein LOC116729134 isoform X1 — translated: MPPQLMIAVEEKKRPKPKDRRELVRIIIDDVLGKDQKRPGRAKLRNIAQQIIEQYPCSFQDREVNGLKVVGTGYDSLFIQLENRVENVMRPLSFGSTKRQCEDEMASQKKSLPSNRYGCVQWQPTAENVTNLKFTQEQLKTAFQTNHFPESDVRRMMAETYSIQRAAINRGNSISKLLEDWPFLFEAIHLFDHTTTLLGFPVQTRLAEELSKKEKTIKDFLGSRGVDIPGSDAVQVISGIAKFFKEKPAQLFCQNELLHPESPDLDLPSTPCIFIMGEQLFKVAVDQMIVNDHIKSPIAALSYAFSMFYVLNIKYPKDMSLTLEFIQRVFLGLNPKRGSKAEMKGKKHHHIPPRLLKFVNELYDFDSPWKI
- the LOC116729134 gene encoding uncharacterized protein LOC116729134 isoform X3 → MMAETYSIQRAAINRGNSISKLLEDWPFLFEAIHLFDHTTTLLGFPVQTRLAEELSKKEKTIKDFLGSRGVDIPGSDAVQVISGIAKFFKEKPAQLFCQNELLHPESPDLDLPSTPCIFIMGEQLFKVAVDQMIVNDHIKSPIAALSYAFSMFYVLNIKYPKDMSLTLEFIQRVFLGLNPKRGSKAEMKGKKHHHIPPRLLKFVNELYDFDSPWKI